The following proteins are encoded in a genomic region of Poecilia reticulata strain Guanapo linkage group LG11, Guppy_female_1.0+MT, whole genome shotgun sequence:
- the LOC103472720 gene encoding phosphatidylinositol 4-phosphate 5-kinase type-1 alpha-like isoform X2, which yields MATASEEPPGLQGHSSNSTGNRKNVASEGPSIGTSQALKKTIGHRGVDPTGETVYKKTTSSTLKAAIQLGITHTVGSLNQKPERDVLLQDFEVVESIFFPCEGSNLTPGHHYGDFRFKTYAPIAFRYFREMFGIRPDDYMYSLCNEPLIELSSSGASGSLFYLSSDDEFIVKTVQHKEAEFLQKLLPGYFMNLNQNKRTLLPKFYGLYCVQAAGKNIRIVVMNNLLPSSVRMHVKFDLKGSTHKRRANPKEREKAVPTFKDLDFMQDMSDGLFLEADTHNAVCKTIQRDCLLLQSFKIMDYSLLVGIHNLDQACREQNTEAAAEGAMRPQVQKSLYSTAIEAIQTETGGVEPVDQTGGIPARNSKGERLLVYIGIIDILQSYRLVKKLEHSFKSLVHDGDTVSVHRPSFYAERFQKFMSNVVFKKVPVKASPVKKRRANGPAKKPAGSGLYLLTQASYQQPSLQHQVSTDTKEDTEGVIGIQSGRPDLLLQSLPHSGSAVNTPTTPTFLSLTPTIHTLSHSQDTSMSEGEGGSETPSRHHDSSTPQRFQSSDQEPITTEDPIPLNDMASTERKGTALDVEQKPGFNENKVESVHEQH from the exons ATGGCCACAGCATCTGAGGAGCCTCCAGGTCTTCAGGGCCACTCTTCCA ACTCGACTGGGAACCgaaaaaatgttgcttcagAG GGTCCGAGCATTGGCACGTCTCAGGCCCTGAAAAAAACCATCGGCCATCGGGGAGTTGATCCCACGGGGGAGACCGTCTACAAAAAG ACAACATCTTCCACTCTTAAAGCGGCCATACAGTTGGGCATCACACACACGGTGGGCAGCTTGAACCAGAAACCTGAGAGAGATGTGCTGCTGCAAGACTTTGAAGTCGTGGAAAGCATCTTCTTTCCCTG CGAAGGCAGTAACCTGACACCGGGTCATCACTACGGAGACTTCAGGTTCAAAACATACGCTCCAATCGCCTTTCGTTACTTCAGAGAGATGTTTGGCATCCGGCCTGATGACTACATG tattCTCTGTGTAACGAGCCTTTGATCGAGTTGTCGAGTTCCGGGGCCAGCGGATCTCTGTTCTACCTCTCGAGTGACGATGAATTCATTGTTAAGACAGTGCAGCACAAAGAGGCAGAGTTTCTTCAAAAACTGCTTCCGGGATACTTTATG AACTTGAACCAGAACAAGAGGACATTATTACCAAAGTTTTATGGGCTGTACTGCGTCCAAGCAGCCGGTAAAAACATCCGCATTGTAGTAATGAACAATCTGCTGCCCAGTTCGGTACGGATGCACGTCAAATTTGATCTGAAAGGCTCCACTCATAAGCGACGAGCCAATCCCAAAGAGAGGGAAAAGGCTGTTCCCACATTCAAGGACCTGGATTTTATGCAGGACATGAGTGACGGTTTATTCCTGGAGGCAGACACGCACAATGCTGTTTGTAAAACTATTCAGAGAGACTGTCTG CTGTTGCAAAGTTTCAAGATAATGGACTACAGTCTGCTAGTGGGAATTCATAATTTAGATCAGGCCTGTCGAGAGCAAAatacagaagcagcagcagaaggagcCATGAGGCCGCAAGTCCAGAAGTCCCTGTACAGCACAGCTATTGAGGCCATCCAGACTGAAACGGGAGGAGTGGAGCCAGTGGACCA gACCGGGGGGATCCCTGCACGAAACTCGAAGGGCGAGAGGCTGCTGGTGTACATTGGTATTATTGACATTCTGCAGTCCTATAG attaGTAAAGAAACTAGAACATTCCTTTAAATCCTTGGTTCATGATGGG GACACTGTATCGGTACACAGACCAAGTTTTTATGCGGAGAGATTTCAAAAGTTCATGAGCAATGTGGTTTTCAAGAAGGTGCCAG TAAAAGCCTCCCCAGTTAAAAAGCGTCGTGCTAACGGTCCTGCGAAGAAACCTGCTGGCTCTGGGCTCTATCTATTGACTCAAGCCAGCTACCAGCAACCTTCACTCCAACATCAAGTCAGCACTGACACTAAGGAGGACACCGAGGGAGTCATCG GCATTCAGTCTGGTCGACCTGACCTCCTCCTGCAGAGCTTACCCCACAGCGGCAGTGCTGTCAACACTCCTACAACTCCAACTTTTCTATCTCTCACTCCCACAATACACACTCTGTCTCACTCTCAGGATACCTCAATGAGTGAAGGAGAAGGTGGAAGTGAAACACCCAGCAGACACCACGACAGCAGCACCCCCCAGAG atttcagtCTTCTGATCAAGAACCTATTACTACAGAGGATCCAATCCCACTCAATGACATGGCTTCCACTGAAAGAAAAGGCACt gcATTAGATGTGGAACAGAAACCAGGAttcaatgaaaataaagttgaaagtGTTCATGAGCAACACTGA
- the LOC103472720 gene encoding phosphatidylinositol 4-phosphate 5-kinase type-1 alpha-like isoform X1 has product MATASEEPPGLQGHSSNLTGQFWRALSSLKDSTGNRKNVASEGPSIGTSQALKKTIGHRGVDPTGETVYKKTTSSTLKAAIQLGITHTVGSLNQKPERDVLLQDFEVVESIFFPCEGSNLTPGHHYGDFRFKTYAPIAFRYFREMFGIRPDDYMYSLCNEPLIELSSSGASGSLFYLSSDDEFIVKTVQHKEAEFLQKLLPGYFMNLNQNKRTLLPKFYGLYCVQAAGKNIRIVVMNNLLPSSVRMHVKFDLKGSTHKRRANPKEREKAVPTFKDLDFMQDMSDGLFLEADTHNAVCKTIQRDCLLLQSFKIMDYSLLVGIHNLDQACREQNTEAAAEGAMRPQVQKSLYSTAIEAIQTETGGVEPVDQTGGIPARNSKGERLLVYIGIIDILQSYRLVKKLEHSFKSLVHDGDTVSVHRPSFYAERFQKFMSNVVFKKVPVKASPVKKRRANGPAKKPAGSGLYLLTQASYQQPSLQHQVSTDTKEDTEGVIGIQSGRPDLLLQSLPHSGSAVNTPTTPTFLSLTPTIHTLSHSQDTSMSEGEGGSETPSRHHDSSTPQRFQSSDQEPITTEDPIPLNDMASTERKGTALDVEQKPGFNENKVESVHEQH; this is encoded by the exons ATGGCCACAGCATCTGAGGAGCCTCCAGGTCTTCAGGGCCACTCTTCCA ACCTGACGGGTCAGTTTTGGAGGGCACTGTCTTCTCTCAAAG ACTCGACTGGGAACCgaaaaaatgttgcttcagAG GGTCCGAGCATTGGCACGTCTCAGGCCCTGAAAAAAACCATCGGCCATCGGGGAGTTGATCCCACGGGGGAGACCGTCTACAAAAAG ACAACATCTTCCACTCTTAAAGCGGCCATACAGTTGGGCATCACACACACGGTGGGCAGCTTGAACCAGAAACCTGAGAGAGATGTGCTGCTGCAAGACTTTGAAGTCGTGGAAAGCATCTTCTTTCCCTG CGAAGGCAGTAACCTGACACCGGGTCATCACTACGGAGACTTCAGGTTCAAAACATACGCTCCAATCGCCTTTCGTTACTTCAGAGAGATGTTTGGCATCCGGCCTGATGACTACATG tattCTCTGTGTAACGAGCCTTTGATCGAGTTGTCGAGTTCCGGGGCCAGCGGATCTCTGTTCTACCTCTCGAGTGACGATGAATTCATTGTTAAGACAGTGCAGCACAAAGAGGCAGAGTTTCTTCAAAAACTGCTTCCGGGATACTTTATG AACTTGAACCAGAACAAGAGGACATTATTACCAAAGTTTTATGGGCTGTACTGCGTCCAAGCAGCCGGTAAAAACATCCGCATTGTAGTAATGAACAATCTGCTGCCCAGTTCGGTACGGATGCACGTCAAATTTGATCTGAAAGGCTCCACTCATAAGCGACGAGCCAATCCCAAAGAGAGGGAAAAGGCTGTTCCCACATTCAAGGACCTGGATTTTATGCAGGACATGAGTGACGGTTTATTCCTGGAGGCAGACACGCACAATGCTGTTTGTAAAACTATTCAGAGAGACTGTCTG CTGTTGCAAAGTTTCAAGATAATGGACTACAGTCTGCTAGTGGGAATTCATAATTTAGATCAGGCCTGTCGAGAGCAAAatacagaagcagcagcagaaggagcCATGAGGCCGCAAGTCCAGAAGTCCCTGTACAGCACAGCTATTGAGGCCATCCAGACTGAAACGGGAGGAGTGGAGCCAGTGGACCA gACCGGGGGGATCCCTGCACGAAACTCGAAGGGCGAGAGGCTGCTGGTGTACATTGGTATTATTGACATTCTGCAGTCCTATAG attaGTAAAGAAACTAGAACATTCCTTTAAATCCTTGGTTCATGATGGG GACACTGTATCGGTACACAGACCAAGTTTTTATGCGGAGAGATTTCAAAAGTTCATGAGCAATGTGGTTTTCAAGAAGGTGCCAG TAAAAGCCTCCCCAGTTAAAAAGCGTCGTGCTAACGGTCCTGCGAAGAAACCTGCTGGCTCTGGGCTCTATCTATTGACTCAAGCCAGCTACCAGCAACCTTCACTCCAACATCAAGTCAGCACTGACACTAAGGAGGACACCGAGGGAGTCATCG GCATTCAGTCTGGTCGACCTGACCTCCTCCTGCAGAGCTTACCCCACAGCGGCAGTGCTGTCAACACTCCTACAACTCCAACTTTTCTATCTCTCACTCCCACAATACACACTCTGTCTCACTCTCAGGATACCTCAATGAGTGAAGGAGAAGGTGGAAGTGAAACACCCAGCAGACACCACGACAGCAGCACCCCCCAGAG atttcagtCTTCTGATCAAGAACCTATTACTACAGAGGATCCAATCCCACTCAATGACATGGCTTCCACTGAAAGAAAAGGCACt gcATTAGATGTGGAACAGAAACCAGGAttcaatgaaaataaagttgaaagtGTTCATGAGCAACACTGA
- the LOC103472719 gene encoding uncharacterized protein LOC103472719 isoform X1: MAGTGPRKVDWKVSGMAMTFLADGTDIQKSRSSSNPDASMPNLVIVSIFFFLIALGLLMVIIGQYSEIEMIGRKNEELKTAKLVFYNKLQYEINYKKSLQDIKTNGEQRLKDMEANQLQLNKQLEDKKSEAGACQEQMKTKTEELASVQEALKSATATFSAESEAWKQEIISLTANLSTSSPICKYVTNNKKLMEFCATPPTQAQEKLSR, from the exons ATGGCTGGCACCGGACCGAGGAAAGTAGATTGGAAGGTATCTGGGATGGCAATGACGTTTCTGGCAGATGGCACCGATATTCAGAAAAGTAGGAGCAGCAG cAACCCAGACGCATCCATGCCGAACTTGGTGATCGTCTCCATCTTTTTCTTCCTGATTGCCCTGGGGCTGCTCATGGTCATCATAGGCCAATACAGCGAGATTGAGATGATAGGCAGGAAGAACGAAGAGCTGAAGACGGCCAAACTTGTGTTTTATAACAAgcttcaatatgaaatcaattATAAAAAGTCGTTGCAggacattaaaacaaatgggGAACAGAGGTTGAAAGACATGGAGGCTAATCAGCTCCAACTCAACAAGCAGCTGGAGGACAAGAAATCTGAGGCCGGCGCCTGTCAGGAGCaaatg aaaacaaaaaccgaGGAGCTGGCATCTGTACAGGAAGCGCTCAAAAGCGCCACAG cgACCTTCAGTGCAGAGTCTGAAGCCTGGAAACAAGAGATCATCAGTCTGACAGCAAATCTATCAACAAGCAGCCCGATATGCAAATATGtgacaaataacaaaaaacttat gGAATTTTGTGCCACACCACCAACTCAAGCGCAAGAGAAGTTAAGCAGATAA
- the LOC103472719 gene encoding uncharacterized protein LOC103472719 isoform X2, with the protein MPNLVIVSIFFFLIALGLLMVIIGQYSEIEMIGRKNEELKTAKLVFYNKLQYEINYKKSLQDIKTNGEQRLKDMEANQLQLNKQLEDKKSEAGACQEQMKTKTEELASVQEALKSATATFSAESEAWKQEIISLTANLSTSSPICKYVTNNKKLMEFCATPPTQAQEKLSR; encoded by the exons ATGCCGAACTTGGTGATCGTCTCCATCTTTTTCTTCCTGATTGCCCTGGGGCTGCTCATGGTCATCATAGGCCAATACAGCGAGATTGAGATGATAGGCAGGAAGAACGAAGAGCTGAAGACGGCCAAACTTGTGTTTTATAACAAgcttcaatatgaaatcaattATAAAAAGTCGTTGCAggacattaaaacaaatgggGAACAGAGGTTGAAAGACATGGAGGCTAATCAGCTCCAACTCAACAAGCAGCTGGAGGACAAGAAATCTGAGGCCGGCGCCTGTCAGGAGCaaatg aaaacaaaaaccgaGGAGCTGGCATCTGTACAGGAAGCGCTCAAAAGCGCCACAG cgACCTTCAGTGCAGAGTCTGAAGCCTGGAAACAAGAGATCATCAGTCTGACAGCAAATCTATCAACAAGCAGCCCGATATGCAAATATGtgacaaataacaaaaaacttat gGAATTTTGTGCCACACCACCAACTCAAGCGCAAGAGAAGTTAAGCAGATAA
- the LOC103472721 gene encoding potassium/sodium hyperpolarization-activated cyclic nucleotide-gated channel 2-like, giving the protein MTSPSRSIDDQRGTADSPAHKTETPRYRSWSSLRFSRWRSSSQRTTPPSSPSPKTEKRSDISRTLFTLVKTHNDDYTADPDGTLDMGAEAEVGLEDLLQDQSTYFQKQFGSMLQPGVNKFSLRMFGSHKGVAAEQERVKSFGVWIIHPYSDFRFYWDIVMLLLMMGNLVILPWGITFFEDQNTLPWIIFNFLSDTLFLMDLVFNFRTGIPGEDSHIILDPKEIRMHYLRTWFLVDFVSSIPVDYIFLIVDLESRHESSDVYRTARALRIVRFTKILSLLRLLRLSRLIRYIHQWEEIFHMTYDLASAVVRIVNLIGMMLLLCHWDGCLTFMVPMLQDFPPDCWVSKNNMVNATWHIQYSYALFMAMSHMLCIGYGAHPPEGMTDVWLTMISMVVGATCYAMFLGHATNLVQSLDASHRQYQEKYKQVEQYMSFHKLPADVRQRIHDYYEHRFQGKMFDEDSILGELSDPLKEEIVSYNCRGLVANMPLFANTDPHFVTVILTKLRFEVFQPGDYVIREGTLGRKMYFIQHGTVTIIPRGSKELVLSDGAYFGEICLLTQGRRTASVRADTYCRLYSLSVDDFNEVLEEHPLMRRAXESVAVERLDRVSRRSSYQPPTTESE; this is encoded by the exons ATGACCAGCCCTTCTAGGAGCATAGACGATCAGAGAGGAACCGCAGACAGTCCGGCTCACAAAACGGAGACCCCCCGGTACCGCAGCTGGAGCAGCCTGCGCTTCTCCAGATGGAGGAGCAGCTCCCAGAGGACGACTCCTCCGAGCAGCCCCTCTCCAAAGACCGAGAAGAGAAGCGACATTTCCCGGACTCTCTTCACTCTGGTCAAGACCCACAATGACGACTACACGGCAGACCCGGACGGCACCCTGGACATGGGCGCAGAGGCCGAAGTCGGCCTGGAGGACCTGCTGCAGGATCAGTCCACGTACTTCCAGAAGCAGTTCGGCTCCATGCTGCAGCCCGGCGTCAACAAGTTCTCACTGCGCATGTTCGGCAGCCACAAGGGGGTCGCGGCAGAGCAGGAAAGGGTCAAGAGCTTTGGGGTGTGGATCATCCACCCCTACAGTGATTTCAG GTTTTATTGGGATATTGTGATGCTTCTTCTGATGATGGGTAATCTGGTCATCCTGCCCTGGGGAATCACCTTCTTTGAAGACCAAAACACCCTGCCCTGGATTATCTTCAATTTCCTCTCTGACACCCTCTTCCTCATGGATCTGGTCTTCAACTTTCGTACCGGTATCCCGGGAGAGGACAGTCACATTATTCTGGACCCCAAAGAGATCCGCATGCACTACCTCCGCACCTGGTTCCTGGTAGACTTTGTTTCCTCCATCCCTGttgattacatttttctaaTCGTTGACCTGGAGTCCCGCCATGAGTCGTCTGATGTGTACAGGACGGCCCGTGCTCTGAGGATTGTGCGTTTCACCAAGATCCTCAGCCTGCTGCGTCTTCTCCGACTCTCACGTCTCATCCGATACATCCATCAGTGGGAAGAG ATTTTTCACATGACTTATGACTTGGCCAGTGCTGTGGTGCGTATAGTCAACTTGATTGgtatgatgctgctgctgtgccaCTGGGATGGCTGTCTGACCTTCATGGTTCCTATGCTGCAAGACTTTCCTCCGGACTGTTGGGTATCTAAAAACAACATGGTG AACGCCACCTGGCATATACAATACTCCTACGCCCTGTTCATGGCCATGAGTCACATGTTATGTATAGGATATGGCGCTCATCCTCCAGAGGGCATGACCGATGTTTGGCTCACCATGATCAGCATGGTTGTTGGGGCCACCTGCTATGCCATGTTCCTGGGTCATGCAACTAACCTGGTCCAATCTTTGGATGCATCCCATCGCCAGTATCAGGAGAAG TACAAGCAAGTGGAGCAGTATATGTCGTTTCATAAACTGCCAGCCGATGTGCGGCAGAGGATTCATGATTACTATGAGCACCGATTCCAAGGCAAGATGTTTGATGAAGACAGCATATTGGGAGAACTCAGCGACCCACTGAAGGAG GAGATTGTCAGCTATAACTGCCGTGGACTTGTCGCCAACATGCCGCTCTTTGCCAACACCGACCCTCACTTTGTCACCGTGATCCTGACCAAGCTGCGCTTTGAAGTTTTCCAGCCGGGAGACTATGTAATACGAGAGGGAACGCTGGGTCGGAAAATGTATTTCATCCAGCATGGCACCGTCACGATTATCCCGCGTGGCAGTAAGGAGTTAGTGCTCAGTGATGGAGCCTACTTTGGAG AGATCTGCCTACTAACTCAGGGCCGACGGACGGCCAGCGTGAGGGCCGACACCTACTGTCGCCTTTATTCGCTGAGCGTGGACGACTTCAACGAAGTCCTGGAGGAGCATCCTCTGATGAGGCGGGCGTTKGAGAGCGTGGCTGTGGAGCGACTGGATCGAGTTTCACGCAGATCCAGTTATCAACCTCCAACGACTGAGTCTGAGTga